The following proteins come from a genomic window of Nitrospira sp.:
- a CDS encoding Thiamine pyrophosphate (TPP) domain protein → MSDYRVLPGPEHFLPPAAASMGIRLPNPGEAHINGVIVREEDAYEEAARQFLMAKVPTIFPGPLVLWAWNEKAAKKATAIRHLFNTLVECVQPGQKPMLIPMPDYRPKYPKINPEIEINPNHPNLTIWHNKIDCCVFIGVHCHQANLSLKIIRGGTSCYTIAMCAQAGHEDAMLSFRDASVEKIMRLADTIKRLKGTVQPRLASVKNGVSN, encoded by the coding sequence ATGAGTGACTATCGTGTGCTTCCAGGCCCAGAACATTTTCTTCCCCCTGCTGCCGCAAGCATGGGAATTCGATTACCGAACCCCGGAGAAGCTCACATCAACGGCGTAATCGTTCGGGAGGAGGATGCCTATGAAGAAGCTGCCCGCCAATTTCTAATGGCGAAAGTACCGACAATCTTCCCTGGACCCCTCGTGCTTTGGGCATGGAATGAGAAAGCAGCAAAAAAAGCCACGGCTATTCGGCATCTTTTTAATACGCTCGTCGAATGCGTTCAGCCCGGCCAAAAACCGATGCTGATACCCATGCCTGACTATCGTCCCAAGTATCCAAAAATTAACCCTGAAATCGAGATCAATCCCAATCATCCTAATTTGACCATTTGGCACAATAAGATTGACTGCTGCGTATTTATCGGTGTGCATTGTCATCAGGCCAATCTGTCGCTGAAGATTATTCGCGGAGGGACATCCTGCTATACTATCGCCATGTGCGCGCAGGCTGGCCATGAAGACGCCATGCTCTCATTCCGTGATGCATCCGTCGAAAAAATCATGCGATTGGCCGATACCATCAAACGATTGAAAGGGACTGTCCAACCACGCCTAGCGTCAGTGAAGAATGGCGTCTCAAATTGA
- a CDS encoding Pyruvate:ferredoxin oxidoreductase, alpha subunit has translation MAEIKSVIGTQNKKGQTYTDAWKLLNEAPRTPSFFTGSEVIKEAIRRASCDVMIAYPITPQSEAAALIGELFAEGYVGDYFRGESEFAVMSQCAGAAFGGARVFTTTAGPGTMRAMENFPMWAGARLPIQMIVTCRGINSPLSIQPDTLEIAYLLNTGMLVWHAETAQDFFDWILKGYMVSEEPDVHLPLALCCDGFFVTHTKDVVNLTPADMCLPPYDPYRSPVPCMDMECPPVRMMRDPFVMKSNYISYATHASWQQEIWAAVERSRKHSIHWLNGLIDTENTDADIMIVSSGTAVSQGREAIRMLEDEGVRCGLVKVKTLRPWPEEEIREATKNAKHIFVPEFNVTGWLAKEIRATIPNPHRVHAGPHVCGGMTMPPEIIVSEIKTALGMKTLSLAGRGS, from the coding sequence ATGGCTGAAATAAAATCCGTCATTGGAACACAGAATAAGAAGGGCCAAACGTATACCGACGCATGGAAGCTTCTGAATGAAGCCCCGCGGACCCCGTCCTTTTTTACGGGTTCGGAAGTCATCAAAGAAGCCATCCGACGTGCCAGCTGTGACGTCATGATCGCATACCCGATTACACCGCAAAGCGAGGCCGCCGCGCTCATCGGCGAGTTGTTCGCAGAAGGCTATGTCGGCGACTACTTCCGCGGCGAGAGTGAGTTCGCCGTCATGTCACAATGCGCAGGAGCCGCCTTCGGAGGAGCACGAGTATTTACGACGACCGCCGGACCGGGCACGATGCGCGCCATGGAGAACTTCCCCATGTGGGCCGGCGCCAGGCTGCCGATTCAGATGATTGTCACCTGTCGAGGCATCAATTCACCTCTCTCAATTCAGCCGGACACTCTCGAAATCGCCTATCTACTGAACACCGGCATGTTGGTGTGGCATGCAGAGACTGCCCAAGATTTCTTCGATTGGATTCTGAAGGGTTACATGGTGTCAGAAGAGCCGGATGTACACCTTCCACTCGCACTGTGCTGCGATGGATTCTTTGTCACTCACACGAAAGACGTGGTGAATTTGACACCTGCCGATATGTGTCTGCCACCCTACGATCCTTACAGGTCTCCCGTGCCTTGTATGGATATGGAGTGTCCACCCGTTCGTATGATGCGCGACCCATTTGTCATGAAGAGCAACTACATTAGCTACGCCACCCACGCCAGTTGGCAGCAAGAAATTTGGGCCGCTGTCGAACGTTCCCGTAAACACTCAATCCACTGGCTGAATGGCCTCATCGATACAGAAAATACTGATGCGGATATCATGATCGTATCGTCTGGCACAGCCGTTTCCCAAGGCCGAGAGGCGATTCGGATGTTGGAGGATGAAGGCGTCCGCTGCGGTCTCGTAAAGGTGAAGACATTGCGCCCTTGGCCGGAAGAAGAAATTCGTGAAGCCACAAAAAACGCGAAGCACATCTTTGTGCCGGAGTTCAACGTGACCGGATGGTTGGCCAAAGAAATCCGTGCCACTATTCCGAATCCCCATCGGGTCCATGCCGGTCCACACGTTTGCGGAGGCATGACGATGCCGCCGGAGATCATCGTGTCTGAAATTAAGACAGCCCTTGGGATGAAGACCCTTTCCCTGGCTGGTCGTGGAAGCTGA
- a CDS encoding Pyruvate:ferredoxin oxidoreductase, beta subunit, producing MSKERIQISEALYDIMPSDYQDLVKSATYGKEDRGWKDIGTSKELIEQHSLCAGCPESMAFRYILASLPNPEDTVMVGSTGCTSLVFPMVAVHNIHSLFGNQNAIASGLKRALSVRFPDRVKDVVVLAGDGATVDIGLDMTLQAWFRQEKFTTICFDNELYANTGGQESGLMQKGFVAKMAPVGKLFDKVRLPEIARESGCHYVVNCTVSKPSLVEKVIRNAVHIAREIGPTYLQLYTPCILEIGKNSMEGLQEMRDSEKPAERFAYKEYISEPAKQLLTELAAKDKERKAAAKQLAAQAQAN from the coding sequence ATGAGCAAGGAGCGCATTCAAATATCTGAAGCCTTATACGATATCATGCCGTCGGACTATCAGGATCTCGTAAAGAGCGCCACTTACGGCAAAGAAGATCGCGGCTGGAAAGACATCGGAACATCTAAGGAGCTGATTGAGCAGCATTCGCTCTGCGCCGGATGCCCCGAGTCCATGGCCTTCCGCTATATATTGGCCTCACTCCCCAATCCTGAAGATACGGTCATGGTCGGTTCAACCGGCTGTACCAGCCTGGTATTTCCCATGGTCGCTGTCCATAACATCCACTCGTTGTTTGGGAACCAAAACGCGATCGCATCCGGCCTTAAACGTGCTCTCAGCGTCAGGTTCCCCGACCGTGTAAAAGACGTCGTCGTCCTCGCTGGCGATGGTGCGACCGTCGACATCGGTCTGGACATGACTCTTCAGGCTTGGTTCCGGCAGGAAAAATTCACGACCATTTGCTTCGACAATGAGCTCTACGCCAATACCGGCGGTCAGGAAAGCGGGCTCATGCAGAAAGGCTTTGTCGCCAAAATGGCTCCGGTCGGCAAACTATTCGACAAGGTGCGGTTGCCTGAGATTGCCCGCGAGTCCGGCTGTCACTATGTTGTGAACTGCACGGTCAGCAAACCGTCGCTGGTCGAAAAAGTTATCCGCAATGCGGTGCATATCGCCCGTGAAATCGGCCCGACCTACCTCCAGCTCTACACTCCTTGTATCCTCGAAATCGGCAAGAACAGCATGGAAGGGTTGCAAGAAATGCGCGACTCTGAAAAGCCGGCCGAACGGTTTGCATATAAGGAATACATTAGCGAGCCGGCGAAGCAACTGTTGACTGAACTGGCCGCCAAGGACAAAGAACGGAAGGCAGCCGCTAAGCAGTTGGCCGCGCAGGCACAAGCCAATTAG
- a CDS encoding Pyruvate:ferredoxin oxidoreductase, gamma subunit: MIKKRLNIRMSGLGGQGAVTAAHVMAMAANRDGKFSISNPFFGAEKRMAPAESYCRIGIERIYDRGELVFPDVIEVFHPQVITMGKSYTMPFYSGIKEGGVVIINSGQPLLSEEDIERLRDLNVGTFYIAGTELAIETAGTELSTNMTMIGSVAGITKCVSLEALDGALQERFGKKFVASGGTASLDEAIKKKFAKKEMLLAKNLATVKRAYEIAAEWAEKNKIELRVGNPAVAA, from the coding sequence ATGATCAAGAAACGATTGAATATCCGAATGTCAGGTTTAGGTGGACAGGGTGCCGTCACCGCCGCTCACGTCATGGCCATGGCCGCTAATCGGGATGGAAAGTTCTCCATCTCAAACCCGTTTTTTGGTGCAGAAAAACGCATGGCACCGGCAGAGAGCTATTGCCGCATCGGCATCGAACGGATCTATGATCGCGGCGAACTGGTTTTTCCAGATGTGATTGAAGTATTCCATCCCCAGGTCATCACAATGGGGAAAAGTTATACAATGCCGTTCTACTCCGGGATTAAAGAAGGCGGCGTCGTTATTATCAACTCCGGTCAACCTCTGTTGTCGGAAGAAGACATAGAGCGCCTCAGGGATCTGAACGTGGGCACCTTTTATATCGCCGGCACCGAGCTGGCGATCGAGACAGCGGGTACGGAATTATCAACCAATATGACCATGATCGGGTCAGTCGCCGGTATTACCAAGTGTGTGTCGCTGGAAGCGTTGGACGGCGCATTGCAAGAACGCTTCGGAAAGAAATTTGTCGCATCGGGTGGCACAGCTTCGCTGGATGAAGCGATCAAGAAGAAGTTCGCCAAGAAAGAGATGCTCCTCGCAAAAAACTTGGCGACGGTAAAACGGGCCTACGAAATCGCCGCAGAATGGGCGGAAAAGAACAAGATCGAGCTGCGTGTCGGCAATCCGGCCGTCGCAGCCTAA
- a CDS encoding Pyruvate:ferredoxin oxidoreductase, delta subunit encodes MYNVAQVIDEKCTAKKGCRLCIMYCPEANCLDLNTTKMVAEVIIDRCKGCELCVVVCNAAKHEAIVMQAVSATGQLMSKKGESAALGQAYQG; translated from the coding sequence ATGTATAACGTTGCACAAGTCATCGATGAAAAATGCACCGCCAAGAAGGGCTGCCGGTTGTGTATCATGTATTGCCCAGAGGCCAATTGTCTGGACTTAAACACGACTAAAATGGTGGCCGAGGTTATTATTGACCGTTGCAAAGGTTGCGAACTCTGTGTGGTTGTCTGCAACGCCGCCAAGCACGAAGCAATCGTGATGCAGGCTGTCAGCGCCACCGGCCAGTTGATGTCGAAAAAGGGAGAATCCGCAGCCTTAGGGCAAGCCTACCAGGGTTGA
- a CDS encoding Hydrolase, alpha/beta fold family functionally coupled to Phosphoribulokinase encodes MRGIAAKAYRAGFNVIRMNQRTCGGTEHLSPTLYNSGLSGDYRAILKELAHRDGLDHIWLVGYSMGGNLILKAGGELGRTELALAGIAAVCPNINPTICARALEEPRNFIYHRHFLTRLKARLRRKAALLPGKWDLSRLERVTTISEFDDRYTAHDGGYRDGADYYDRAGARHVLNAIAVPTLIITAQDDPFIPYSMFTIPTIQRHPRIRMVAPRFGGHCGFFHRGRNGEDPYWAENRIVDFLLGRL; translated from the coding sequence ATGCGCGGCATTGCCGCGAAGGCCTATCGCGCAGGCTTCAACGTCATTCGCATGAATCAGCGTACGTGCGGCGGAACCGAACATCTCTCGCCGACTCTTTATAACAGCGGCTTGAGCGGAGACTACCGCGCGATTCTCAAAGAGCTCGCCCATCGAGACGGACTCGACCATATATGGTTGGTCGGGTATTCCATGGGGGGAAATCTCATCTTGAAAGCGGGCGGCGAACTTGGCCGGACCGAACTCGCGCTCGCGGGAATCGCCGCAGTATGCCCGAACATCAATCCGACCATTTGTGCTCGTGCATTGGAAGAGCCCCGCAATTTCATCTACCATCGCCACTTTCTGACGCGATTGAAAGCGAGGCTGCGGAGAAAGGCCGCCCTGTTGCCGGGGAAATGGGATCTTTCCCGACTCGAGCGGGTCACCACGATCAGCGAATTTGATGATCGCTACACCGCTCATGACGGAGGCTATCGAGACGGCGCCGATTACTACGATCGGGCAGGCGCACGCCACGTGCTCAATGCCATCGCGGTTCCTACACTCATCATTACGGCACAAGATGACCCGTTTATTCCCTACTCGATGTTCACCATACCGACGATTCAGCGGCACCCTCGGATTCGCATGGTTGCGCCTCGCTTTGGCGGCCATTGCGGGTTTTTCCACCGGGGCCGGAATGGAGAAGACCCGTACTGGGCGGAGAACCGAATCGTAGATTTTTTACTGGGACGGCTATGA
- a CDS encoding proteasome accessory factor PafA2 family protein, which produces MLNRIFGLETEYGLLIHEDRPNHSPTWFAHKIRDHLFQVQRRGVLDLHHRGHDEPPGNGGFLTNAGRIYLDMGHLEYASPECHSLTDVVASDRAGDLLLQQTLEELGFSEQVSLIKNNIDHETDATFGSHENYLVSRRFPFSRRGLAPLVTFLVTRQIFTGSGRVGSAALQDAWIQTDRLLIPRSALGTHHGSEPPFQISQRADYIVNDFFEWVQHNRAIVNTRDEPLADPNQYRRIHLLLGDSNMTEYATALKLGTTGLVLQLIEEGHAPQDLDIDEPVEALQEISQDQERRWLIQLRSQKTISAVDIQERFLDCAVQHCKGQDEETDWVLTQWTSVLHDLRGDYQKLVGRVDWASKLWLLECFREAEHVDWTDSMLKSLDLEYHNLNPSKGLYYGLLEEGRVPRVTTDLLIRLAMETAPKNTRAYGRSELVRYLLHERHASVADQSPTPDGLFPPYVINWSIFQVRGHAPFPMPDPFKTYLEDVRTHLDSVIV; this is translated from the coding sequence ATGTTAAATCGTATCTTTGGTTTGGAGACTGAATACGGACTCTTGATCCATGAGGATCGACCGAACCATTCCCCGACGTGGTTTGCTCATAAGATTCGTGACCATCTGTTCCAGGTCCAGCGGCGAGGTGTGCTGGATTTGCACCATCGTGGGCATGATGAGCCTCCCGGCAATGGAGGGTTTCTCACCAATGCTGGGCGTATCTACCTTGATATGGGGCATTTGGAATATGCCTCGCCGGAATGCCATTCGCTCACGGATGTGGTGGCGTCGGACCGTGCCGGAGACCTCTTGCTGCAGCAAACCCTCGAAGAACTCGGTTTTTCAGAACAGGTGTCCTTGATCAAGAACAACATCGATCATGAAACCGATGCGACCTTCGGTTCGCATGAGAACTATCTGGTCTCTCGGCGGTTCCCTTTTTCGAGGCGCGGGCTGGCTCCGCTCGTGACTTTTCTTGTGACCAGGCAGATCTTTACCGGCTCGGGGCGCGTCGGTTCCGCCGCCCTACAGGATGCCTGGATTCAGACGGATCGGTTACTCATTCCACGTTCCGCTCTCGGTACACATCATGGATCGGAGCCGCCCTTTCAAATCTCGCAACGTGCCGACTATATCGTGAACGATTTTTTCGAATGGGTGCAGCACAATCGGGCGATTGTGAACACGAGGGATGAGCCGTTGGCCGATCCCAATCAATACCGAAGGATTCATCTATTGCTGGGCGATTCCAACATGACCGAATATGCGACGGCGTTGAAGCTGGGAACGACGGGGCTGGTGCTGCAGCTCATCGAGGAAGGACATGCGCCTCAGGATTTGGATATCGACGAACCGGTGGAAGCGCTCCAAGAGATTTCCCAGGATCAAGAACGGCGCTGGCTGATCCAGCTGCGGTCTCAAAAGACGATATCGGCCGTGGATATTCAAGAACGGTTTCTTGACTGTGCCGTTCAGCATTGCAAGGGACAGGACGAAGAAACCGATTGGGTCCTTACACAATGGACATCGGTGCTTCATGATTTACGTGGCGATTATCAAAAGCTGGTTGGGCGTGTTGACTGGGCGTCCAAGCTGTGGTTGCTGGAATGCTTTCGAGAAGCGGAGCATGTCGACTGGACTGATTCCATGCTGAAAAGTTTGGATTTGGAGTATCACAATCTGAATCCCTCGAAAGGGCTGTATTACGGATTATTAGAAGAGGGACGTGTCCCTCGTGTGACGACAGACCTCCTCATTCGCCTCGCGATGGAAACGGCGCCGAAAAACACGCGTGCGTACGGCCGCAGTGAACTGGTCAGATATCTCTTGCATGAGCGGCACGCCTCAGTGGCGGATCAGTCTCCAACGCCTGATGGCTTGTTCCCTCCCTATGTCATCAATTGGTCGATCTTCCAAGTGCGCGGGCACGCCCCTTTCCCTATGCCGGACCCGTTTAAAACATATCTGGAAGATGTGCGGACACACCTCGACAGCGTGATCGTGTAG
- a CDS encoding Proteasome subunit alpha, bacterial, producing MYEEPYRWVEAVGNRRQYLDDQLKEGTPVVGVAYEHGILLMTMSKGTPKLYEIYDRLALGGMGHPADLEKLRFNLLEMAHVEGFNRSVSDVTGSRLVKYGITPVIKQAFEEVFKAPFIVKILLAELGQKAGRDGFLTINYDGTFEEKGRYAVLAATSAVEEKMIGYLRQQSIVSLKDAVDVAVRTWAVGDRAQRSALEDGEVHDEARTAPDPQVIDAEALYTHLRRCIAEKTIECALLDRHMQGPSKYRALEAHELRTMLPTDLSPSPA from the coding sequence ATGTATGAAGAGCCGTATCGGTGGGTGGAAGCAGTCGGAAATCGCCGGCAATATCTCGACGATCAATTGAAAGAGGGAACCCCTGTCGTCGGGGTCGCGTATGAGCACGGCATTCTGCTCATGACAATGAGCAAAGGCACACCTAAGTTATATGAAATTTATGATCGTTTAGCTCTGGGAGGCATGGGACATCCGGCCGACCTGGAGAAGCTACGCTTCAATTTGCTGGAAATGGCGCACGTCGAAGGATTTAATCGCTCCGTATCAGATGTGACGGGGAGCCGTCTGGTAAAGTACGGCATCACACCGGTCATCAAACAAGCATTCGAAGAGGTATTCAAAGCTCCCTTCATCGTGAAAATCTTGCTGGCAGAGTTGGGCCAGAAAGCCGGGAGAGACGGTTTCTTGACGATCAACTACGATGGGACATTTGAGGAAAAGGGTCGGTATGCGGTGCTTGCCGCCACCTCGGCGGTCGAGGAAAAAATGATAGGGTATCTCCGACAACAGTCCATTGTGTCTCTGAAGGACGCTGTGGATGTGGCGGTTCGTACGTGGGCGGTCGGTGATCGAGCGCAACGATCTGCACTGGAGGATGGCGAAGTCCATGACGAAGCAAGGACCGCCCCCGATCCGCAGGTGATTGATGCAGAGGCCCTCTATACGCATCTGCGTCGGTGCATTGCTGAAAAGACAATCGAATGCGCCTTGCTTGATCGCCACATGCAAGGCCCCTCCAAGTATCGAGCGCTGGAGGCCCATGAGCTGCGAACGATGCTTCCGACGGATCTGAGCCCATCACCCGCGTAA
- a CDS encoding Proteasome subunit beta, bacterial, giving the protein MGMQGDFYQVLKEQGYVLGLSGQAGTGQELTIATTILAFKYRDGVLVAGDRRATAGNMVMYDRTDKVLEIDRYSVMAIAGVPATAYEMARILEHSFKYYRRTQLQELSFEGKLRALSKLLKENVAAALAGTGAVAPIFAGYDAGQEAAKIYFYDILGAEFEGVEYAVSGSGSSTIRGILHYLNTWGEQSLSAMSEEQATVQALRLLTCAAEFDSATGGVNRDAGLYPVIKFITPGGVRMMPDLQLRSLFESRVSKSA; this is encoded by the coding sequence GGCGATTTCTATCAGGTCTTGAAAGAACAAGGATACGTGCTGGGATTGTCGGGACAGGCCGGGACAGGGCAGGAACTGACGATCGCCACAACGATCCTTGCTTTTAAATATCGCGACGGCGTGCTGGTCGCGGGGGATCGGCGCGCGACAGCCGGAAATATGGTGATGTACGACCGCACTGACAAGGTATTGGAGATCGACCGGTATAGCGTCATGGCGATCGCCGGCGTGCCGGCTACCGCATATGAAATGGCGCGCATCCTTGAACATTCTTTCAAGTATTATCGGCGGACACAGCTCCAGGAGCTCAGCTTTGAAGGAAAACTCCGAGCTTTGTCCAAATTGCTGAAGGAAAACGTCGCGGCGGCTTTAGCGGGGACTGGAGCTGTAGCCCCGATCTTTGCCGGTTACGATGCCGGGCAAGAAGCGGCGAAAATCTACTTTTACGATATTCTCGGCGCGGAGTTTGAAGGAGTGGAATATGCGGTATCCGGGTCCGGCTCATCGACCATCCGTGGAATTCTTCATTATTTGAATACATGGGGCGAACAGTCGCTGAGCGCGATGTCGGAAGAGCAAGCAACCGTTCAGGCGTTGCGGCTGTTGACGTGCGCGGCAGAATTCGACAGCGCGACCGGCGGAGTCAACCGCGATGCCGGTCTCTATCCGGTCATTAAATTCATCACGCCCGGTGGTGTCCGGATGATGCCGGATCTTCAGCTGCGTTCATTATTTGAATCAAGAGTTTCCAAAAGCGCGTAA